In the genome of Croceimicrobium hydrocarbonivorans, one region contains:
- a CDS encoding T9SS type A sorting domain-containing protein, protein MLKGTAKHRLLLLLSFLSTGILNASHNDDGWIHFKHISGTQNDYVITLYQVLMLPRDSNTLYINDIHISDGNLYDTTVTLPLVNPPAALTHFKGPQAWWAASYNCLSINGSAQHYENDYYVYRDTIRLPHSARFTLTKLLNPTSSKANIVDNSGHQIITAVIDNRFGPVSLPLMSRDMLDRFLPEDQWLWKGHIDTSYLSPGDSFSQAFYHGYFDDGGSYNPLPYKPGFTEQQPLGPNRSLIQNRTTFPFRFKIIDDERYMVIVRMSVKRFSTQSQTWIEVGSSEHDFTFIGRDSTNNISNQVQFSDLSTGGLSPICGDSLIYLKTNATIYPPSLDNQGTQFWLQGANGQVHPIIEAQQLGPDSIRIRTLQALNTNQNYSLQIRPDLNSGQQIQSVCGIAFPLDTLNFTIQDCALGLETEEAQLKLYPNPSQGLLKIENAPVGSQYEIWTLNGMTVAEGLVENQLDLNLKPGLYLIHIKKASGESLAKKKLLIRN, encoded by the coding sequence ATGCTTAAAGGAACTGCCAAGCATAGACTTCTTCTTTTGCTTTCATTTTTATCGACCGGAATTCTAAATGCCTCACATAATGATGATGGCTGGATTCATTTTAAACACATCAGCGGCACCCAAAACGACTATGTAATTACCCTGTATCAGGTACTCATGTTGCCTCGAGACTCCAATACACTCTACATAAATGACATCCACATTTCGGATGGCAATCTCTACGATACCACTGTAACCCTTCCTTTAGTTAATCCCCCTGCTGCACTCACCCATTTTAAGGGACCACAAGCTTGGTGGGCAGCCAGTTACAACTGCCTTTCTATAAACGGCAGTGCGCAGCATTATGAAAACGATTACTATGTTTATCGCGACACCATAAGGCTACCACATAGTGCTCGCTTCACCCTAACTAAACTCTTAAACCCCACATCATCCAAAGCAAACATTGTTGACAATTCAGGGCATCAAATAATCACTGCGGTCATTGACAATCGATTCGGACCAGTGAGTTTGCCCTTAATGAGTCGCGATATGTTGGATCGATTCTTACCAGAAGATCAATGGCTATGGAAAGGCCATATAGACACTTCCTACCTTAGTCCAGGTGATAGCTTTTCGCAAGCGTTCTATCATGGCTATTTTGACGATGGAGGTTCCTACAATCCTTTACCCTACAAACCGGGCTTTACTGAGCAACAACCATTGGGTCCTAATCGTAGTTTGATCCAAAATAGAACCACCTTTCCCTTTCGGTTTAAAATCATAGATGACGAACGATACATGGTCATTGTGCGCATGAGTGTAAAACGCTTTTCTACTCAAAGTCAAACTTGGATTGAAGTGGGTTCCAGCGAGCATGATTTCACCTTCATAGGTCGGGATAGCACCAATAATATTTCGAATCAAGTTCAATTCTCAGATTTAAGTACCGGTGGTCTTAGTCCAATTTGTGGTGACTCATTGATCTACCTTAAAACCAATGCCACAATTTATCCTCCCAGCCTCGATAATCAGGGGACTCAGTTTTGGCTTCAAGGCGCAAATGGCCAGGTTCATCCGATAATTGAAGCGCAGCAATTGGGGCCAGATAGCATCCGCATTCGCACCTTACAAGCTTTGAATACCAATCAAAATTACAGCCTGCAAATTCGTCCAGATTTAAACTCTGGTCAGCAAATTCAATCCGTTTGTGGCATTGCCTTTCCACTCGACACCCTGAATTTCACCATTCAAGATTGCGCGCTTGGTTTAGAAACTGAGGAAGCACAATTAAAGCTCTACCCAAATCCTAGCCAGGGACTTCTCAAAATTGAAAATGCTCCCGTGGGTAGCCAATATGAAATATGGACCCTTAATGGGATGACAGTGGCAGAAGGCTTGGTAGAAAATCAACTAGACTTAAACTTAAAACCCGGTTTATACCTTATCCATATTAAAAAGGCATCAGGCGAAAGCCTCGCCAAAAAGAAGCTTCTGATTAGGAATTAA
- the trxA gene encoding thioredoxin, which produces MALEFTEANFEELVLNSDKPVLVDFWAEWCGPCRMVGPIVEELSQEYDGKAVIGKVNVDQHGEISMKYGIRNIPTLLVFKGGEVVDKQVGVAPKTALAAKLDAQM; this is translated from the coding sequence ATGGCATTAGAATTTACCGAAGCCAATTTCGAAGAATTGGTACTGAACTCAGACAAACCCGTATTGGTTGATTTTTGGGCAGAATGGTGTGGTCCCTGTCGTATGGTAGGCCCGATTGTAGAAGAACTGTCTCAAGAATACGACGGTAAAGCAGTAATCGGCAAAGTGAATGTAGACCAACACGGCGAGATCAGCATGAAATACGGTATCCGTAATATTCCAACCTTATTGGTGTTTAAAGGCGGAGAAGTAGTAGACAAGCAAGTAGGAGTAGCTCCTAAAACTGCTTTGGCAGCTAAGCTGGACGCTCAGATGTAA
- a CDS encoding alkaline phosphatase produces the protein MNFNALILSLLTLFFVADGNQPQAKSAKKPKAKRPNIILMIGDGMGHAQLSTALFYGNKEPQYLRFPIVGLSRTSSSSHKITDSAAGATAFSCGVKTYNGSIGMAADTTALETILEYLDKENWKTGLIATSSITHATPASFYAHVPMRKQEFEIAEQFLSSQVDFAAGGGKRFFFNRLDERNLFPDFAKVGIEVDTTALEAKQWQKDKRYAYLLAQDGMTPVYQGRDEFLPNATAMALDYFDATAADEPFFMMVEGSQIDWGGHANNGEYLVNEMLDFDKAIGVALDYAEKDGNTIVIVTADHECGGFAMVSEEVEVPFRGKQNDYDSLRFSFGSGGHSSSMVPVLAYGPGSQIFSGIYQNNSIYQKMMMLAGYN, from the coding sequence ATGAACTTCAATGCTCTTATCCTCAGCTTACTGACCTTGTTTTTCGTGGCAGATGGCAATCAGCCTCAAGCTAAATCGGCGAAGAAGCCCAAAGCCAAGCGTCCTAATATTATCCTGATGATTGGAGATGGTATGGGCCATGCACAATTATCTACGGCGCTATTTTATGGCAATAAGGAGCCGCAATACCTACGCTTTCCGATTGTAGGTTTAAGTCGTACTTCCAGCAGCAGCCATAAGATTACTGATTCGGCAGCCGGGGCAACCGCCTTTAGTTGCGGAGTTAAAACCTATAATGGATCTATTGGAATGGCGGCAGATACCACTGCCTTGGAAACTATTTTAGAGTATCTGGATAAAGAAAATTGGAAGACAGGCCTAATTGCTACTTCTTCTATAACTCATGCAACTCCGGCTTCTTTTTATGCCCATGTTCCAATGCGTAAGCAGGAATTTGAAATCGCGGAGCAGTTCCTAAGCTCTCAGGTTGATTTCGCAGCAGGAGGGGGGAAGCGCTTTTTCTTCAATCGTTTGGATGAGCGCAATTTATTTCCAGATTTTGCCAAGGTGGGAATCGAAGTAGATACCACTGCTTTAGAGGCTAAGCAATGGCAGAAGGATAAGCGTTATGCCTATTTGTTGGCTCAAGATGGGATGACTCCTGTTTATCAAGGTCGGGATGAATTTTTACCAAATGCTACTGCTATGGCTTTGGATTATTTTGATGCTACGGCAGCGGATGAGCCTTTCTTTATGATGGTAGAAGGTTCTCAAATTGACTGGGGTGGTCATGCTAACAATGGCGAATATTTGGTTAATGAAATGCTGGATTTTGATAAGGCAATTGGCGTGGCTCTCGATTACGCTGAGAAGGATGGTAATACGATCGTTATTGTAACTGCTGATCACGAATGTGGTGGTTTCGCAATGGTAAGTGAAGAGGTGGAAGTGCCTTTCCGCGGCAAGCAAAATGATTACGATTCCTTGCGCTTTAGCTTCGGTAGTGGTGGACACTCTTCAAGCATGGTTCCGGTATTGGCTTATGGACCTGGAAGTCAAATCTTCAGTGGGATTTATCAGAACAACAGCATTTATCAGAAAATGATGATGTTG
- the dnaE gene encoding DNA polymerase III subunit alpha, which produces MFLIFDTETTGLPIRDDAPLSDFENWPRAVQIAWQLHDEQGNLVEAQDFVIQPDGFDIPFNAAKVHGITTAVAKEYGVPLEEAMHHFSEAVKKAKFLVGHNLQFDNNILGCEYLRLEQENILEGLPVLDTGEETREYCQLAGGRGGGYKMPRLEELHEKLFGHKFAEAHNAAADVEATTRCFFEAVRLGIFTDKHLEWTEAERDAFAAANPAMIKPIGLKVQSFKELARELEARQAAGGRSGESQDIVLDADLKFTHLHVHTQYSILQATCDVNALINKAKEEGMPAVAMTDIANLYGAFKFVSAARAAGLKPIVGVEFYLCRDHKDKSVKDNGFQIVAIAKNKAGYHNLAKLSSHGFTDGYYYVPRIDRDLLLQYKENLIVTTGSLNGEIPRLILNVGEKQAEEAFLWYLEHFGEDFYVELVDHGLEEERVVNQTLIRFAQKHGVKYFASNDVYYLGEGDANAHDILLCVKEGEYQSTPIGRGRGYRYGFPNDQYYFKTDAEMKQLFADRPEAIATTQEIVDKIEAYDLARDVLLPAFDIPDEFRDPEDEKDGGKRGENNYLRHLTYVGAKSRYGEITDDIKQRLDFELDTIANTGYPGYFLIVQDFTSQAREMGVSVGPGRGSAAGSAVAYCIGITNVDPIKYDLLFERFLNPDRVSLPDIDIDFDDEGRGKIIDWVVNKYGQNQVAQIITYGTMAGKSAIRDAGRVLQLPLSETDRVAKLVPDVKLNKLFAWSDKEMSENLNGDLLPLGKQLKELSNQNSLEAQVVNQARILEGSVRNTGIHACGVIITPDDITKFIPVSVAKDSDLYVTQFDNSVVESAGMLKMDFLGLKTLSIIKDAIAIVKARHGVEIDTDEIPLDDLKTFELYQRGETNGTFQFESPGMQKHLKALKPDKFADLIAMNALYRPGPLEYIPNFIARKHGTEEITYDLPEMEEYLAETYGITVYQEQVMLLSQSLAGFTKGEADVLRKAMGKKKRDVLDKMKPQFIDQGKERGHDEEKLNKIWKDWEAFAAYAFNKSHSTCYSVVAFHTGYLKANYPAEYMASVLTHNMNDIKKVTFFMEECKRMEIPVLGPDVNESQFKFTVNDEGAIRFGLGGMKGVGEGAVMAIVNERFENGSFNTFFDLLKRIDLRAVNKKTLESLALGGAFDNFPKVHRATFFSEGQDGKTFLERALRYAQMHKAQEESAQVSLFGESQEVDMPEPEVPVVQPWPRMFLLGKEKEVNGLYLSSHPLDDFKYEMDHVVTNRLSEFQMMERMNDFCVAGIISDALHLTARSGKPFGRFTIEDYSGKHEFALFGDDYLKFKSYIETNLLVLIRGKISRYTPRWEGATERIEAKISQVSLIQDVLERHARGVELQLAVQSVNPENIEAINAIINEYQGEKSLNLLIFDAENPKINLRMPRRSKAGIALHKQSLDALKALPFARMQLKAD; this is translated from the coding sequence GTGTTTTTAATTTTTGATACCGAAACAACCGGTTTACCCATCCGCGATGATGCGCCCTTAAGTGATTTTGAGAACTGGCCCCGTGCGGTTCAGATTGCTTGGCAGTTGCATGATGAGCAGGGAAATCTGGTGGAGGCCCAGGATTTTGTGATTCAGCCGGATGGCTTTGATATTCCCTTTAATGCTGCCAAGGTTCACGGTATTACCACCGCGGTTGCCAAAGAATACGGGGTACCCCTAGAAGAAGCCATGCACCACTTTAGTGAGGCGGTAAAAAAGGCCAAGTTCCTGGTAGGGCATAACCTTCAATTCGATAACAATATTCTGGGTTGCGAATACCTGCGCTTGGAGCAAGAGAATATCTTAGAAGGCCTTCCTGTACTGGATACAGGTGAGGAAACCCGTGAATATTGCCAATTGGCTGGTGGTCGAGGCGGGGGCTATAAAATGCCTCGTTTGGAGGAGCTGCATGAAAAGCTCTTCGGACACAAATTCGCTGAGGCACATAATGCCGCAGCTGATGTGGAGGCTACCACACGCTGTTTCTTCGAAGCAGTGCGCCTCGGGATTTTTACCGATAAACATTTAGAGTGGACTGAAGCGGAGCGTGATGCTTTTGCAGCGGCAAATCCCGCCATGATAAAGCCGATTGGCCTCAAGGTTCAAAGCTTTAAAGAACTGGCCCGAGAACTGGAAGCTCGGCAAGCCGCTGGTGGCAGATCAGGCGAAAGCCAGGACATCGTTCTCGATGCCGATTTGAAATTTACCCACCTGCATGTCCATACCCAATATTCTATTTTGCAGGCTACCTGCGATGTGAATGCCTTAATAAATAAGGCCAAGGAGGAGGGAATGCCTGCGGTGGCCATGACCGATATTGCCAATTTATACGGCGCCTTTAAATTCGTTTCGGCCGCCAGAGCAGCAGGCTTAAAGCCCATTGTGGGTGTAGAATTTTACCTCTGCCGCGATCATAAGGATAAGTCGGTTAAGGATAATGGTTTTCAAATAGTTGCCATAGCCAAGAATAAGGCGGGTTACCATAATTTGGCCAAGCTTTCATCTCATGGTTTTACGGATGGCTATTACTATGTGCCCCGTATTGATCGTGATTTGCTTTTACAATACAAGGAAAACCTCATTGTAACAACAGGCAGCCTCAATGGCGAAATTCCACGATTGATTTTGAACGTGGGTGAGAAGCAAGCCGAGGAAGCCTTCTTGTGGTACCTCGAGCATTTTGGTGAGGACTTTTATGTAGAGTTGGTAGACCATGGCTTGGAAGAAGAGCGAGTGGTAAACCAAACTTTGATTCGCTTTGCCCAAAAGCATGGCGTAAAATATTTTGCATCGAATGATGTGTACTATTTGGGTGAGGGTGATGCCAATGCCCACGATATTTTGCTCTGCGTAAAAGAGGGCGAATACCAAAGTACACCCATTGGAAGGGGACGTGGATATCGCTACGGCTTCCCCAATGATCAATACTATTTTAAGACCGACGCGGAGATGAAACAGCTCTTCGCAGATCGTCCGGAGGCCATTGCCACCACTCAAGAAATAGTAGATAAAATTGAAGCTTACGACCTGGCTCGGGATGTACTCTTACCCGCCTTTGATATCCCGGATGAATTTCGCGATCCGGAAGATGAAAAGGATGGAGGTAAGCGCGGGGAGAATAATTACCTGCGGCATCTTACTTATGTAGGAGCCAAATCTCGCTATGGTGAGATTACGGATGATATTAAGCAGCGTCTCGACTTTGAGCTGGATACCATCGCCAATACCGGATACCCGGGCTACTTCCTCATTGTGCAGGATTTTACTTCGCAGGCCCGTGAAATGGGAGTGAGTGTAGGTCCTGGACGGGGCTCGGCCGCTGGATCGGCGGTGGCCTATTGTATTGGTATTACCAATGTGGATCCCATTAAGTACGATTTACTTTTTGAGAGATTCCTGAATCCGGATCGGGTGTCGCTACCGGATATTGATATCGACTTTGACGATGAAGGTCGGGGTAAGATTATCGATTGGGTAGTAAATAAATACGGTCAAAACCAGGTAGCGCAGATTATTACCTACGGTACCATGGCTGGTAAGTCGGCGATTCGTGATGCCGGTCGGGTATTGCAATTACCGCTCTCCGAAACCGATCGTGTGGCCAAATTGGTACCCGATGTAAAACTCAATAAGCTCTTTGCCTGGAGTGATAAGGAGATGAGCGAAAACCTCAATGGCGATCTTTTGCCTTTGGGGAAACAATTGAAGGAACTTTCCAATCAAAATAGCCTGGAAGCTCAGGTGGTAAACCAGGCCCGTATATTAGAGGGTTCGGTACGAAATACCGGAATTCATGCCTGTGGGGTGATTATTACCCCTGATGATATTACCAAGTTTATTCCGGTTTCGGTAGCCAAAGACTCCGATCTCTATGTAACTCAGTTTGATAACTCGGTGGTAGAAAGCGCCGGGATGCTGAAGATGGACTTCCTGGGCTTGAAAACCCTGAGTATCATCAAAGATGCCATTGCCATTGTGAAAGCTCGGCATGGAGTGGAGATTGATACCGACGAAATTCCACTGGATGATCTCAAGACCTTTGAGCTCTACCAGCGGGGTGAAACCAATGGTACCTTCCAGTTTGAAAGTCCGGGTATGCAAAAGCACCTGAAGGCTTTAAAGCCGGATAAGTTTGCAGACCTTATTGCGATGAACGCCCTTTACCGTCCGGGGCCTCTGGAATACATTCCCAACTTTATTGCCCGTAAACACGGCACCGAGGAAATCACTTACGACCTCCCGGAAATGGAGGAGTACCTGGCGGAAACTTATGGGATTACCGTTTATCAGGAGCAAGTAATGCTTCTTTCCCAAAGTCTGGCGGGCTTTACCAAGGGTGAGGCCGACGTACTGCGGAAGGCCATGGGTAAGAAGAAGCGAGACGTGCTGGATAAGATGAAGCCCCAGTTTATTGATCAGGGGAAAGAACGTGGGCACGACGAAGAAAAACTAAATAAGATTTGGAAGGACTGGGAAGCTTTTGCGGCCTATGCCTTTAACAAATCGCACTCTACTTGTTATTCGGTAGTAGCCTTCCATACGGGTTATCTTAAAGCGAATTATCCGGCCGAGTATATGGCCTCGGTGCTTACCCATAACATGAACGACATAAAGAAGGTGACCTTTTTTATGGAGGAGTGTAAGCGTATGGAAATTCCGGTTTTGGGTCCGGATGTAAATGAATCCCAATTTAAGTTTACCGTAAACGATGAAGGCGCTATTCGCTTCGGTTTAGGAGGAATGAAGGGCGTTGGTGAAGGTGCGGTAATGGCGATTGTTAATGAGCGCTTTGAAAACGGTTCCTTTAATACCTTCTTCGATTTATTAAAGCGTATTGACCTAAGAGCAGTAAACAAGAAAACCTTGGAGAGCCTGGCCTTAGGTGGGGCTTTTGATAATTTCCCCAAGGTACACCGGGCTACCTTCTTTAGCGAAGGACAGGATGGTAAGACCTTTTTGGAACGTGCCCTCCGTTATGCCCAAATGCATAAGGCTCAGGAAGAATCTGCGCAGGTATCGCTTTTCGGCGAAAGCCAGGAAGTAGACATGCCCGAACCCGAAGTTCCGGTGGTGCAGCCCTGGCCACGGATGTTCTTATTGGGTAAGGAGAAAGAGGTGAATGGTCTTTACTTAAGCTCGCATCCCCTGGATGATTTTAAGTACGAGATGGATCATGTGGTGACCAATCGTTTGTCGGAATTCCAAATGATGGAGCGGATGAATGATTTTTGTGTGGCCGGAATTATCTCGGATGCCTTGCACCTCACAGCGCGTAGTGGCAAACCTTTCGGCCGATTTACCATTGAAGATTATAGCGGTAAGCATGAGTTTGCGCTCTTTGGAGATGATTACCTGAAATTCAAGTCTTATATCGAAACCAATTTGCTGGTTTTAATTCGTGGTAAAATCTCTCGCTATACGCCGCGTTGGGAAGGCGCTACCGAAAGGATCGAAGCGAAAATTAGCCAGGTAAGCTTGATCCAGGATGTATTGGAACGCCATGCTCGTGGAGTAGAATTGCAGCTGGCAGTGCAATCCGTAAACCCCGAAAATATAGAGGCAATCAATGCCATTATAAATGAATATCAAGGGGAGAAGTCGCTGAATCTTTTGATTTTTGATGCAGAGAATCCGAAGATAAATCTGCGTATGCCGCGTCGTAGCAAGGCTGGCATCGCATTGCATAAACAGAGTTTAGATGCTCTGAAAGCCTTACCCTTTGCGCGAATGCAATTAAAGGCCGATTAA
- a CDS encoding DUF58 domain-containing protein — protein sequence MAEIQSLEPFHYRDFEQLELLAKQVVEGFITGLHKSPFHGFSVEFSEHRIYNPGESIRNIDWKLFARTDRLYTKRYEEETNLRCRILLDTSGSMFYPRERMRQVENPSKFLFSATATLALMNLLKRQRDAVALSLFGREDFHSQVGSTYQHHKALATKLSQILEEKSLKGEEQVSLSDQLHLMAERTERRSLIIIFSDLLEVQDDPQAFLDALQHLKHGKHEVVLFHTLDRETETDFDFQSGPHKFVDLETGQELRLNPADIQGAYQEQMNAFRDLLRRKCLQYRIDLHEVDVKDGYSKVLQSYLLKRKKLY from the coding sequence GTGGCTGAAATTCAATCATTAGAACCTTTTCATTACCGCGATTTTGAGCAGCTTGAGCTCCTGGCTAAGCAAGTGGTAGAAGGTTTTATTACCGGATTACATAAAAGTCCCTTTCATGGCTTCTCGGTAGAATTTTCGGAACATCGAATTTACAATCCTGGCGAATCCATTCGTAATATCGACTGGAAGCTCTTTGCCCGTACCGATCGTTTGTACACCAAGCGCTATGAGGAGGAAACCAATTTACGCTGTCGGATTCTCTTAGATACTTCTGGGAGTATGTTCTACCCTCGGGAGCGCATGCGCCAGGTGGAAAATCCTTCCAAATTTCTGTTTAGTGCTACCGCCACTTTGGCCTTGATGAATTTGCTCAAGCGTCAGCGTGATGCCGTTGCCCTGAGTTTATTTGGTAGAGAGGATTTTCACAGTCAGGTAGGTTCAACCTATCAGCATCATAAGGCCTTAGCCACCAAGCTTTCTCAAATTTTAGAGGAGAAATCGTTAAAAGGAGAGGAGCAGGTGAGCCTGAGTGATCAACTGCATTTAATGGCAGAGCGCACAGAGCGTCGTTCTCTAATTATCATTTTCAGTGATCTATTGGAGGTGCAAGATGATCCCCAAGCTTTTTTAGATGCCCTGCAACATTTGAAGCATGGCAAACACGAAGTGGTTCTGTTTCACACCTTAGATCGTGAGACAGAAACAGACTTTGATTTTCAATCGGGCCCTCACAAATTTGTGGATCTGGAAACCGGGCAAGAACTGCGCCTCAATCCAGCCGATATTCAAGGGGCTTATCAAGAACAAATGAATGCATTCCGCGATCTTTTAAGACGGAAATGCTTGCAATATCGCATCGACCTGCATGAGGTGGATGTGAAAGATGGATATTCTAAAGTTTTACAATCCTACTTACTTAAACGTAAAAAGCTCTATTGA